The Spirosoma radiotolerans genome has a window encoding:
- a CDS encoding cytochrome ubiquinol oxidase subunit I gives MGTSTPFNVEILSRIQFAFTIAFHYIYPPLSIGLGVCLVVMEGLYLKTKDKVYEELTRFWVKIFALIFGIGVATGIVMEFEFGTNWATYSRYVGDIFGSALAAEGIFAFALESAFLGILLFGWNKVSPRVHFMATVLVALGSIFSALWIVVANSWQQTPSGYRIEGTGLQARAIVTDFWAMVFNPSSLERYSHVLIGALLAGSFLVLSVSAWYILKKQYLVHAKAAFRIALWIAAVSALAQLFTGHKSAEVVTKYQPAKLAAMEGHFEKIAPADMYLMGWVNAKEQKTTGLKIPGGLSFLVYQDFKAPIPGLNSIKPENRPTAVNFVFQTYHLMVSIGMSLIALTLFSLYLLYRKKLFETRWLMVVFVFSVLLPQIANQVGWYTAEVGRQPWVVYGLLRTSDALSQAVKAEHVLASLILFTFIYVMLFALFLYLLNKKIQHGPDVKDDRAEPSSRMNPVLN, from the coding sequence ATGGGCACAAGTACACCATTCAATGTCGAAATCCTCTCCCGGATTCAGTTCGCTTTCACGATTGCCTTCCATTACATCTATCCGCCCTTAAGTATTGGTCTGGGCGTGTGCCTGGTCGTGATGGAAGGGTTGTATCTAAAAACAAAAGATAAGGTTTATGAGGAGTTGACCCGGTTTTGGGTCAAAATTTTTGCGTTAATTTTTGGTATTGGCGTTGCTACGGGCATCGTCATGGAGTTTGAGTTTGGCACCAACTGGGCAACTTACTCACGCTATGTGGGCGATATTTTCGGCTCGGCGCTGGCGGCCGAAGGTATTTTTGCATTTGCGCTGGAGTCGGCTTTCCTGGGTATTCTGCTGTTTGGCTGGAACAAGGTTAGCCCGCGAGTCCATTTTATGGCAACCGTACTGGTGGCCCTGGGTTCTATCTTTTCGGCGCTCTGGATTGTGGTCGCCAATTCCTGGCAGCAAACGCCGTCCGGTTACCGGATCGAAGGGACAGGTTTGCAGGCACGCGCCATCGTGACCGATTTCTGGGCGATGGTTTTCAATCCCTCGTCGCTGGAGCGCTACTCGCATGTGCTGATCGGCGCGTTACTGGCCGGTTCGTTTCTGGTGCTGAGTGTCAGCGCCTGGTATATTCTGAAAAAACAATACCTGGTTCATGCCAAAGCGGCCTTTCGGATTGCTCTCTGGATAGCGGCTGTATCGGCGTTGGCGCAGTTGTTTACGGGCCATAAATCGGCTGAAGTGGTCACGAAATACCAACCAGCAAAACTGGCGGCTATGGAGGGCCATTTCGAAAAAATAGCGCCTGCGGATATGTATCTGATGGGTTGGGTTAATGCGAAGGAACAGAAAACGACGGGACTCAAAATTCCCGGTGGTTTGTCGTTTCTGGTGTATCAGGACTTCAAAGCCCCGATTCCCGGCCTGAACAGCATAAAGCCCGAGAACCGCCCAACGGCGGTTAATTTCGTGTTTCAAACGTACCACCTGATGGTCTCCATCGGCATGTCGCTGATCGCCCTGACGCTTTTCAGCTTATACCTGCTTTATCGAAAAAAGCTATTCGAAACCCGCTGGCTGATGGTCGTTTTCGTGTTCTCGGTGCTGCTTCCACAAATTGCTAACCAGGTCGGCTGGTACACGGCGGAGGTAGGGCGTCAACCCTGGGTAGTGTATGGACTGCTACGAACTTCCGACGCTCTGTCGCAGGCTGTTAAGGCCGAACACGTGCTGGCTTCGCTGATTCTGTTCACGTTTATATATGTGATGCTGTTTGCTCTGTTTCTGTACCTGTTGAACAAGAAAATTCAGCACGGACCAGACGTGAAAGATGACCGTGCCGAACCGTCATCGCGCATGAATCCAGTACTAAACTAA
- a CDS encoding DEAD/DEAH box helicase: MKVSPLQPFQIVYSLLDHEFLGYLIEAFVVQRNSKGELTLQNQTLSTQNVSEFAKGLDDRDFDLVKLIDSIQQDFIVKKFNTKKLPAVDFFLKIYDPQKGDKLIQETIGGHLETVKAKIMALLPGKPFYIMGNDGNPAWEPIVWMPEPARVHFHFVRNAESTHYFPIIRYPITPREGGAKDGQTSETERVEFQFKDALMICDEPAYLMVGNRLYHFSKNVDGKKLRPFFTKNHIVIPRNIEQQYYERFVTPLIASYDVYAKGFEIRTEAIEPVPVLTVSEMVQSSRSVAVPVFQGGPEAGDSEESTNQRMVFDLSFQYGDFMFRFESSGASANVSLEKKNDEYIFHKIRRDQRLERNKLTFLQDAGLDLRHGRLAVSKAEAFTWLSNNNSQLQEAGFLLRQDAQDTKRYFLGYSSIKVSIEEGRDWFDIYANVRFGEFEIPFLTLRTLILNKKHEFTLPNGEIAVIPDAWFTKYSELFGFLEHADGIDDDGRLVLQKYHLALVQELERDNLATTIISRKLERLRNFEEIERFPLPKGFNGSLRPYQQAGYDWMNFLRQYRFGGCLADDMGLGKTVMTLAMLQGQKEAGATEPDAARPSLLVMPTSLLYNWELEARKFTPNLRVMVYTGTYREKNTAQFDEYDLILTSYGIVRIDIDLLSDYRFNYVILDESQAIKNPSSHITKAVMQLNTSHRLILTGTPLENSTMDLWSQMSFINPGLLGSQSFFRNEFQIPIEKKHDEAKTGKLYALIKPFMLRRNKAQVATDLPAKVESVLYCDMTPDQSAQYEEAKSYYRNLILERIEEEGIAKSQMIVLQGLTKLRQIANHPRMVDADYEGDSGKLDDMLMRLETAMTENHKVLIFSQFIKHLNVVQQYLKEKNIRYAYLDGSTVDRRSQVELFQTDDSVKLFLISLKAGGLGHNLTAADYVFILDPWWNPAIEAQAVDRAHRIGQLKTVFTYKFIAKNTVEEKILSLQRAKQQLAGSLVTTEENFMKSLTKEDIMVLLE; this comes from the coding sequence ATGAAAGTATCGCCTTTGCAGCCGTTTCAAATCGTGTATTCATTACTGGATCACGAGTTTCTGGGTTATCTGATTGAGGCTTTTGTGGTGCAGCGCAACAGTAAGGGCGAACTGACCTTACAAAATCAGACATTATCTACCCAAAACGTCAGCGAGTTTGCCAAAGGACTGGACGATCGGGATTTCGATTTAGTAAAACTGATTGATAGTATTCAGCAGGATTTTATCGTTAAAAAGTTCAATACCAAGAAGTTACCGGCCGTTGATTTCTTCCTGAAAATATACGACCCACAAAAGGGCGATAAACTAATCCAGGAAACCATTGGCGGGCACCTGGAAACAGTTAAGGCTAAAATTATGGCGTTGCTGCCAGGTAAGCCTTTCTATATTATGGGAAATGACGGTAATCCTGCCTGGGAGCCAATCGTCTGGATGCCCGAACCGGCACGTGTGCATTTTCACTTTGTCCGTAATGCCGAGTCGACGCACTATTTTCCGATTATTCGCTATCCGATTACTCCTCGCGAAGGTGGTGCGAAAGATGGCCAGACCAGCGAAACCGAACGGGTTGAATTCCAGTTTAAGGATGCCCTGATGATTTGCGATGAACCCGCCTATCTGATGGTGGGCAACCGGCTTTATCATTTCAGTAAAAACGTGGATGGCAAAAAGCTACGGCCGTTCTTCACGAAAAATCATATCGTTATTCCCCGAAACATTGAACAGCAATACTACGAGCGCTTCGTCACGCCCCTGATTGCTTCGTATGACGTATATGCCAAGGGTTTTGAAATTCGTACCGAAGCCATCGAACCGGTGCCCGTTCTGACAGTTTCGGAGATGGTGCAGTCGAGCCGCTCCGTAGCCGTTCCTGTATTTCAGGGTGGCCCGGAGGCAGGCGATAGTGAGGAGAGCACAAACCAGCGTATGGTGTTCGATCTCTCGTTCCAATATGGCGACTTTATGTTTCGGTTCGAGAGTTCCGGCGCGTCGGCCAATGTAAGTCTGGAAAAGAAAAACGACGAGTACATTTTTCATAAAATACGTCGGGATCAGCGTCTGGAACGGAACAAGCTTACCTTTCTACAGGACGCTGGACTGGATTTACGCCATGGCCGGCTCGCTGTGTCGAAGGCCGAAGCCTTCACATGGCTCTCGAACAACAATAGCCAACTGCAGGAAGCCGGGTTTTTACTTCGGCAGGATGCGCAGGACACCAAGCGCTACTTTCTCGGTTATTCGAGCATTAAGGTGTCTATTGAAGAAGGGCGCGACTGGTTCGATATTTATGCCAACGTTCGTTTCGGTGAGTTTGAGATTCCATTTTTGACGTTACGAACGCTTATCCTTAATAAAAAACACGAGTTCACGCTGCCCAACGGTGAGATCGCTGTTATTCCCGATGCCTGGTTTACCAAGTATTCCGAACTGTTTGGTTTTCTGGAACATGCCGATGGGATTGATGATGATGGCCGACTGGTGTTGCAGAAATACCATTTGGCGCTGGTGCAGGAACTGGAACGGGATAATCTGGCCACAACCATCATCAGCCGAAAGCTCGAACGCTTACGCAACTTCGAAGAAATCGAGCGGTTTCCGCTACCCAAAGGCTTCAACGGGAGCCTGCGACCCTATCAACAGGCGGGCTATGACTGGATGAATTTCCTGCGCCAATACCGGTTCGGCGGTTGCCTGGCCGATGACATGGGTTTGGGTAAAACGGTTATGACCCTGGCCATGCTCCAGGGTCAAAAAGAAGCGGGCGCTACCGAACCGGACGCAGCCCGACCGAGCTTACTGGTTATGCCCACGTCGTTGTTATACAACTGGGAACTGGAAGCCAGAAAATTCACGCCCAATCTACGGGTGATGGTTTACACCGGTACATACCGTGAAAAAAACACCGCTCAATTCGATGAGTATGATTTGATTTTGACCTCGTATGGTATCGTCCGGATCGACATTGATTTGTTGAGTGATTACCGGTTCAACTATGTTATACTGGATGAGTCGCAGGCGATCAAAAATCCGTCGTCGCACATTACAAAGGCGGTGATGCAACTCAATACAAGCCATCGGCTGATTCTGACTGGAACACCACTCGAAAACAGCACGATGGATCTTTGGTCGCAGATGTCATTCATTAATCCAGGTTTGCTGGGAAGTCAGTCCTTTTTTCGGAATGAGTTTCAGATTCCGATCGAGAAAAAGCACGATGAAGCAAAAACCGGAAAATTATACGCGCTCATTAAGCCGTTTATGCTCCGACGAAACAAGGCGCAAGTCGCGACGGATCTGCCAGCTAAAGTAGAGAGTGTCCTATATTGCGATATGACCCCCGACCAGTCGGCTCAGTATGAAGAGGCCAAATCGTATTATCGAAACCTGATTCTGGAGCGGATCGAAGAAGAAGGCATTGCCAAATCGCAGATGATCGTCCTGCAGGGGTTGACCAAACTGCGGCAAATTGCCAATCACCCGCGCATGGTCGATGCGGATTATGAAGGCGATTCGGGTAAACTGGATGATATGCTGATGCGGCTGGAGACGGCCATGACCGAGAATCATAAAGTGCTGATTTTTAGCCAGTTCATTAAGCACCTGAATGTCGTTCAACAGTATTTGAAAGAGAAAAACATCCGATACGCCTATTTGGATGGATCTACAGTTGACCGCAGGAGCCAGGTGGAGCTATTTCAGACCGACGATTCGGTAAAGCTGTTTTTGATTTCACTGAAAGCGGGTGGTTTGGGCCACAATCTGACCGCTGCCGATTATGTATTTATTCTGGACCCCTGGTGGAATCCGGCCATTGAAGCGCAGGCTGTAGACAGGGCGCACCGCATCGGGCAATTGAAAACGGTATTCACGTATAAATTCATTGCTAAAAACACGGTCGAAGAGAAAATCCTATCGCTACAACGAGCCAAACAGCAGCTGGCCGGGAGCCTGGTCACGACAGAAGAAAACTTCATGAAGTCGTTGACGAAGGAAGATATTATGGTGCTTCTGGAGTAA
- the nfi gene encoding deoxyribonuclease V (cleaves DNA at apurinic or apyrimidinic sites), with protein MANYQPLHDWNVSPTEAVALQQQLRSQIRIQPLAEPPKTIAGCDISFNKFEETVYAGIVVLRLDTLETIEEAGVVSTAPFPYIPGLLSFREIPSLLQAWQKLTIEPDVVMFDGHGTAHPRRIGIASHAGLFLNRPTFGCGKSVLVGKYDEPAPERGNWSPMTHYREVIGAALRTKNKVNPVYVSPGHLIDLETAISLTLACNGGYRIPEPTRRAHNLVNALRRGERT; from the coding sequence ATGGCCAATTACCAACCTCTCCACGACTGGAACGTCTCCCCTACCGAAGCCGTCGCGTTACAACAGCAGTTACGTTCGCAGATTCGTATTCAGCCGCTGGCCGAGCCACCCAAAACCATTGCGGGCTGCGACATTTCGTTCAACAAGTTTGAGGAGACAGTATATGCCGGAATCGTTGTTCTTCGGCTGGACACGCTCGAAACGATTGAAGAAGCCGGGGTCGTAAGCACGGCACCATTTCCGTACATTCCGGGCCTGCTCTCGTTCCGTGAGATTCCGTCGTTGCTGCAAGCCTGGCAAAAATTGACAATTGAGCCTGATGTTGTCATGTTCGATGGCCATGGTACTGCCCACCCGCGTCGGATTGGCATTGCCTCCCACGCAGGCCTGTTTCTGAACCGACCCACGTTTGGTTGCGGCAAATCGGTGCTGGTCGGCAAATACGATGAACCGGCACCCGAGCGCGGCAACTGGTCGCCCATGACACACTATCGGGAGGTGATTGGGGCAGCTCTGCGAACAAAGAATAAAGTTAACCCGGTCTACGTATCGCCGGGTCATCTGATTGACCTCGAAACTGCTATTTCGCTCACGCTGGCCTGTAACGGTGGCTACCGAATTCCCGAACCTACTCGTCGGGCGCATAATCTGGTGAACGCATTAAGGCGCGGTGAACGAACGTAG
- a CDS encoding GlxA family transcriptional regulator — protein sequence MKHISILIPKGHSSLTNIEGSHQIFSEVNSFLISMGKPPVFTIQFVGLSKETSQRNGLFTVNPDFLINDIKKTDLIIIPALHGDPVKAIELNKAFIPWILQQYKQGAEIASFCIGAFFLASTGLLKGKQCATHWKLANEFRSMFPDVHLVDDKIMTEDGGIYTSGGAYSYLNLLVYLIEKYVGRAMAILTAKAFMIDIDRNSQSPFIIFQGQKNHEDEPIKKAQEFIETNFQDKISVDQLADRFAIGRRSLERRFKKATSNTVSEYIQRVKVEVAKKNLETSRKNINEVMDDVGYSDIKAFRIIFKKTTGMTPTDYRNKYNKEAIFS from the coding sequence ATGAAACACATCTCCATCCTCATCCCTAAAGGGCACAGTAGTTTAACAAATATTGAGGGCTCTCACCAGATATTTTCTGAAGTAAATAGCTTTCTGATCAGTATGGGAAAGCCTCCTGTATTTACCATTCAATTCGTTGGCCTTTCAAAAGAAACCTCACAACGAAATGGCTTATTTACGGTGAATCCAGATTTTTTAATAAACGATATAAAGAAGACAGATTTAATTATTATTCCGGCATTGCACGGTGATCCCGTAAAAGCAATCGAACTAAATAAAGCCTTTATTCCCTGGATTTTACAGCAATACAAACAGGGCGCTGAAATTGCCAGCTTTTGTATAGGCGCCTTCTTTCTGGCTTCTACGGGTCTATTGAAAGGCAAACAATGTGCCACTCACTGGAAGCTGGCCAACGAATTTCGAAGCATGTTTCCGGATGTCCATCTTGTCGATGATAAAATAATGACCGAAGATGGCGGTATTTACACCAGTGGGGGCGCTTATTCGTATTTAAACCTACTGGTATACTTAATCGAAAAATATGTGGGGCGGGCTATGGCTATTTTAACGGCGAAAGCATTTATGATTGATATCGACAGAAATAGCCAATCCCCTTTTATTATTTTTCAAGGTCAGAAAAATCATGAAGATGAGCCTATAAAAAAAGCGCAGGAATTTATTGAAACTAATTTCCAGGATAAAATATCCGTTGATCAACTGGCCGATAGGTTTGCCATAGGTCGGCGTAGCCTAGAACGTCGGTTCAAAAAAGCGACCTCTAATACCGTTAGTGAATACATTCAACGGGTAAAAGTTGAAGTCGCCAAAAAGAATTTAGAAACCAGCCGAAAAAATATAAATGAAGTCATGGATGACGTTGGCTATTCTGATATAAAAGCCTTCCGGATTATTTTCAAAAAAACGACGGGCATGACGCCCACCGATTATAGAAATAAGTATAACAAAGAAGCTATTTTTTCTTAG
- a CDS encoding winged helix-turn-helix domain-containing protein has product MNLRINGRIWLETLSNDTAERFMGIGRLELLGHIQRTGSINQAAKAMNMSYKRAWELVHSMNTQAKVPLVTTQTGGEKGGGTIITAEGQKYLTYYSSLQERFQKFLADELANLP; this is encoded by the coding sequence ATGAATCTGCGAATAAACGGCCGCATCTGGCTTGAAACCCTATCCAACGATACCGCTGAACGATTCATGGGCATTGGCCGACTGGAATTGTTGGGCCATATCCAGCGCACCGGCTCCATAAATCAGGCCGCCAAAGCCATGAATATGTCTTATAAACGGGCTTGGGAACTGGTGCATTCCATGAACACACAAGCTAAGGTGCCACTCGTAACAACCCAGACGGGTGGTGAAAAAGGGGGGGGAACAATCATCACGGCTGAGGGCCAGAAATACCTTACGTATTACAGCAGCCTGCAGGAACGGTTCCAAAAATTTCTGGCTGACGAACTGGCTAACCTGCCTTAA
- a CDS encoding tRNA-binding protein: protein MTPNTLSWSDFEKVDIRTGTILAVEAFPKARKPAYKLTIDFGELGIKRSSAQLTALYQPETLIGKQVVAVVNFPTKQIATFLSECLVLGAVADDGTVTLLQTERLTENGQRIG, encoded by the coding sequence ATGACACCAAACACCCTTAGTTGGTCTGATTTCGAGAAAGTTGATATTCGTACCGGTACCATTCTGGCGGTCGAGGCTTTTCCAAAGGCCCGCAAACCAGCTTATAAACTAACCATCGACTTTGGCGAGTTGGGGATCAAGCGCAGTTCAGCTCAACTCACCGCCCTGTATCAACCCGAAACGTTAATTGGCAAACAGGTCGTGGCTGTGGTTAATTTTCCGACTAAACAAATAGCCACCTTCCTGAGCGAATGTCTGGTGCTGGGAGCCGTTGCCGACGATGGCACGGTAACGCTGCTCCAGACCGAACGTCTCACCGAAAATGGGCAACGCATTGGGTGA
- a CDS encoding PQQ-dependent sugar dehydrogenase: MKATLLLLTVVAAGAMASPATVPPARNVKANLAKPHAVKSAIAPDPDNGGLKLAPGFGALTFADNLGKARHMAVDNVGTVFVKLEKLNEGKGIVELVDANGDGRADQTIKFGDNTGTGMGIYNGYLYASSDTSVYRYKLTNGKVMDTTPMEPIIAGLTLQRQHASKSFAISPDGKLFVNFGAPSNACQEKDRQKGSMGMDPCPILEEYAGIWQFDANKLNQHKADGKRYATGIRNAVSLDWNTATNTLYALQHGRDNLNNWGGIFTDEYSAEFPSEEFLMVKEGSDFGWPYCYNNHEKNQKLLAPEYGGDGTKVDRCAGKDKPIMAFPGHWAPNDLLFYTGTQFPAKYKNGAFVCFHGSWNRAPLKQGGYFVAFIPFGKDGRPSGKYEVFAENFAGVAEQGKPGTNVNAGKLDLASPGDAKARPVGLAQGPDGSLYISDSVKGKVWRVMYTAKK, translated from the coding sequence ATGAAAGCTACATTACTCTTGCTGACGGTCGTTGCCGCCGGGGCTATGGCCAGCCCGGCTACGGTACCGCCCGCCAGAAACGTTAAAGCAAATTTAGCTAAGCCCCACGCTGTCAAAAGCGCCATTGCCCCTGACCCGGACAATGGTGGCCTCAAATTAGCGCCCGGCTTTGGAGCCCTGACCTTTGCCGATAACCTTGGTAAAGCCCGGCATATGGCTGTTGACAATGTTGGAACCGTATTCGTGAAGCTGGAGAAACTAAACGAGGGCAAAGGCATCGTTGAGCTGGTTGATGCCAATGGTGACGGACGCGCCGACCAGACCATCAAGTTTGGTGACAACACCGGGACAGGCATGGGCATTTATAATGGCTATCTCTATGCCTCTTCTGATACATCGGTTTACCGTTACAAACTGACGAACGGCAAAGTGATGGACACAACGCCCATGGAGCCCATTATTGCCGGGCTGACGCTTCAGCGTCAGCACGCCAGTAAGTCATTCGCAATCTCGCCAGACGGCAAACTGTTTGTCAACTTTGGCGCTCCTTCCAACGCCTGTCAGGAGAAAGACCGGCAGAAAGGCTCAATGGGCATGGACCCCTGTCCAATTCTGGAAGAATATGCGGGCATCTGGCAGTTCGATGCCAACAAATTGAATCAGCACAAAGCTGATGGCAAACGCTACGCTACCGGCATTCGGAATGCCGTTTCGCTGGACTGGAACACGGCGACGAATACACTCTATGCGCTTCAGCACGGTCGCGATAACTTAAATAACTGGGGTGGTATTTTCACCGATGAGTACAGCGCTGAGTTTCCTTCAGAAGAGTTTTTGATGGTGAAAGAAGGCTCCGATTTTGGCTGGCCTTATTGTTATAACAACCATGAGAAAAATCAGAAACTTCTAGCCCCGGAATACGGTGGCGATGGCACGAAAGTGGACCGTTGCGCCGGAAAAGACAAGCCCATTATGGCCTTTCCGGGCCACTGGGCACCCAATGACCTGTTATTTTATACCGGCACTCAATTCCCGGCCAAGTATAAAAACGGAGCATTTGTTTGTTTCCACGGCTCCTGGAACCGGGCTCCGCTGAAACAGGGTGGTTATTTTGTTGCCTTTATTCCGTTCGGAAAAGACGGTCGGCCTTCGGGTAAATATGAAGTATTCGCTGAGAACTTTGCGGGTGTAGCAGAGCAGGGCAAGCCCGGTACCAATGTGAACGCGGGTAAACTCGATCTGGCCAGTCCCGGCGATGCAAAAGCCCGCCCGGTTGGTCTGGCGCAAGGGCCGGATGGCTCGCTTTACATCTCTGACTCCGTAAAAGGAAAAGTCTGGCGGGTGATGTACACCGCGAAAAAATAG
- the cydB gene encoding cytochrome d ubiquinol oxidase subunit II, with the protein MDTVLGIDLPTWWFLLIGALITGYGILDGFDLGAGAIHLFFRKEDSRRIALNAIGPVWDGNEVWLVIGAGSLFAAFPLVYGTILSVFYLPFILFLAAIIFRAISIEFRSKETMTWWRQLWDVSFCISSIVISLLLGLILGNLIQGIPINAKHEFVGRLRDFFNPYALLIAVTVLSLFMMHGAMYLIMKTEDRIFARLTIIANNTSKFFILCFIATSLTTLIYVPHMTAIFKQYPELFILPITAVLIVLNIRRSIEKRQYGRGFISSSITTALLLILFAMGLYPNLVLSSIDPKGHISIYEAASSDGSLRTMLLFAAVGMPLVATYTLFIFWTFRGKVKLEEHSY; encoded by the coding sequence ATGGACACCGTTCTTGGTATTGATCTTCCTACCTGGTGGTTTTTGCTAATTGGCGCGCTGATCACCGGCTACGGCATTCTGGATGGCTTCGACCTGGGGGCCGGGGCTATACACTTGTTTTTTCGCAAAGAAGACAGTCGGCGGATTGCGCTCAACGCTATTGGGCCGGTTTGGGATGGCAATGAGGTTTGGCTCGTTATTGGCGCGGGGTCGTTGTTTGCGGCTTTTCCACTCGTTTACGGCACCATTCTCTCGGTATTCTACCTGCCATTTATTCTGTTCCTAGCCGCCATTATTTTCCGGGCTATTTCAATTGAGTTTCGAAGCAAAGAAACAATGACCTGGTGGCGTCAGCTATGGGATGTTTCGTTCTGTATATCCAGCATTGTCATTTCTCTGCTGCTGGGTCTGATATTGGGCAATCTGATTCAGGGCATTCCAATAAACGCAAAACATGAGTTCGTGGGTCGACTACGCGATTTTTTCAATCCCTATGCGCTGCTGATTGCCGTTACGGTGCTGTCGCTCTTTATGATGCACGGGGCCATGTACCTGATCATGAAAACGGAAGACCGGATTTTCGCCCGCCTGACCATCATTGCCAATAACACCAGCAAGTTTTTCATTTTGTGTTTCATCGCCACCTCGCTGACAACGCTTATTTACGTGCCGCACATGACGGCCATTTTTAAGCAGTATCCAGAACTGTTTATCCTGCCCATTACCGCCGTTTTGATCGTGCTGAACATCCGGCGAAGCATTGAGAAGCGGCAGTATGGGCGAGGGTTCATTTCATCGTCCATTACGACCGCACTCTTGCTGATTCTGTTTGCAATGGGGCTGTATCCCAACCTTGTTTTGTCCAGCATTGATCCCAAAGGCCACATCAGCATTTACGAAGCTGCCTCATCGGATGGTTCATTGCGAACAATGCTGCTTTTTGCCGCTGTCGGCATGCCTTTGGTTGCCACATACACTCTGTTTATATTCTGGACCTTTCGGGGGAAGGTGAAGCTGGAAGAACACAGTTACTGA
- a CDS encoding class III lanthionine synthetase LanKC N-terminal domain-containing protein — MEREPIRSFYEKVKALDKKGTSASGPGYEARSTGQRSIGGNLTPMSRKSSGLFGGKRSKIKTLIENYNKTNNQQNKKVLLLEIRKLQVEWLKTAHKKVNNAKGDKETNKYSNKLSEIISLENEIYSEAIWLDNGGRIIIDDDKKEQKRFSEPKSISIDPEEYKSALKHFLSDREYKDTGQYWVKNNNSFDPHVGWKAHIGATLESAFTVLEKVLPILDRHKFNHKVDTEPGVFGETNKFITIYPSENEEDWGPLIDDLEKAVGHGIVSIPGEWGVGSLGHIGMRHGQLTALTTKILETNGIKFTKVRVNEKGNVIYQLSNPSQYDGRVGDGIMITKNDKPGSAMFVTDTKHDKFCPAMLHEGKIYPDPRMEANPFGFALPRGVKSFLD; from the coding sequence ATGGAAAGAGAGCCAATCAGATCATTCTACGAAAAAGTTAAAGCATTAGATAAGAAAGGCACCAGTGCGAGCGGACCGGGTTATGAGGCTAGATCAACAGGGCAACGCTCCATAGGCGGAAACCTTACTCCTATGAGTAGAAAAAGCAGCGGGCTTTTTGGCGGCAAACGAAGTAAAATAAAAACGCTAATTGAAAATTATAACAAAACTAACAATCAGCAAAATAAAAAAGTACTCTTGCTGGAAATCAGGAAATTACAAGTAGAATGGCTCAAAACGGCCCATAAAAAGGTAAATAATGCAAAAGGAGATAAGGAAACAAACAAATACAGCAACAAACTAAGTGAAATCATTAGTCTGGAAAATGAAATTTATTCGGAGGCAATATGGCTTGACAATGGTGGACGAATAATTATTGATGATGACAAAAAGGAACAGAAAAGATTTTCCGAACCAAAAAGTATATCGATTGATCCTGAAGAATACAAATCAGCTTTAAAACACTTTTTGTCAGATCGAGAATACAAGGATACAGGTCAGTACTGGGTAAAAAATAATAACTCGTTTGATCCGCATGTGGGTTGGAAGGCCCATATAGGTGCTACACTGGAGTCAGCATTTACAGTTTTAGAGAAAGTATTGCCTATATTAGACAGACATAAATTCAACCACAAGGTAGATACAGAGCCAGGTGTTTTTGGTGAAACTAATAAGTTTATAACGATTTATCCATCCGAAAATGAAGAGGATTGGGGACCTCTAATTGATGACCTTGAGAAGGCAGTTGGCCATGGAATAGTTTCAATACCGGGTGAATGGGGCGTAGGTTCACTTGGGCACATTGGTATGCGCCATGGACAGTTAACGGCCTTGACCACTAAGATTCTTGAAACCAATGGCATTAAGTTTACTAAAGTGAGAGTGAACGAAAAGGGGAATGTCATCTATCAGCTTAGCAATCCTTCTCAATACGACGGCCGAGTTGGAGACGGTATTATGATAACTAAAAATGACAAACCTGGCTCCGCTATGTTTGTGACTGACACGAAACATGATAAATTTTGCCCAGCTATGTTACATGAAGGCAAGATTTATCCAGATCCAAGAATGGAAGCTAATCCTTTCGGGTTTGCTCTACCCAGAGGAGTGAAATCATTTCTTGATTAA